Below is a window of Glandiceps talaboti chromosome 15, keGlaTala1.1, whole genome shotgun sequence DNA.
AAGGTTTAAAAGTTAGACATGAGAAGGCCAGAACTTccaaagactagatgagcgCACTCCCTACATTGTGAAGACCGAGGTCAAAAAATCCACTTCACCGCATTATAATCAATATCTTACACCAGGCAATGTCTCTTGGTTATAGCAAGGCTTAATTCTTATAATCTGTAAGTGTTTTGAGTGAAAAATTAACAATGGTGTTAGTTggaatcccaccgctgccaccatgtaATATAGTGATGTGTTATCAAGAAGGCCTGGATGAGCAATGGCGTAAAAATggaatatcaaatatttctgcAGTGTACGAAAGAGTAGGGTGTGtctattttttcatttgtaaatatttagggtttatatatatatgagctTTTGTTCTTCACCTGTTTTCAAGTTAAGATCAATGCTCTAttaaagctcagaccactataactCATTCTCGCAAATCAGATATTAACGGTGCACCGTGGatggtgtcgtaaaagaggctgtagtttacGATAAAGATATAGCGATAGGTCTCGTGGTACAGCGTGATTCAGTATGCAGCACTGTATGGAGTCATCGCAGTTAGTCGTGGAACATATTGCTGACCTCGATATCGGagtaaaattgtgaaaatatacGCAACACATTTGGCATCCGACAATGCACGATGAAGTGTTGGTAGCTGATCCAATGAAGTACCGAGACCAAACATCATTTCGTATAACTTCGGGTACCTTCGGTTTTGCCTAGAACCCATGTACAGCCTGTACTCATTCTTCAGCTCAATAAAGTGACGGGCAAAATTTGGAAAGGCCAACTTCGAAATCTTGCTGAATTGAATGAAAAGATATCTCCCACAGTCAAATGGTCTAAAATATAGGaaaaatgaatgaacgaatgaatgaattaacAAATGAATGATGATTAGTGACaataaaaggagaaaaaaattttaaaatatattttgggtATGGTAATTTTTTATGGCATATCAAGGGTACTGCAGCAGTTCATTATTTGCAATTAGTAAGAACGTGTAAACATTCCAATTTAAAATAATAGCTGATAATCTCAGCTTGTATAACTTTTAGAATGGACACGTGTGGGTTGTGAGTACTCACAGAATATGATATACGCCTACAAACCCCATTCAGCAGATGTGGATGTAAAGGTTTATAGGCCTAGATGCTAGATGTTGTAATTGGTTAAAAGGTAAACTTGTTCGAAAGTATTACAAACTGTGCAAGAGTACAGTTGAAAAACATCGCCAACAAATCCATCActgtgtattttgtacattaaCCAACTACACTTATCCCAGAGAAACATAATTAGAGCGGATTCAATAATTCCATTGTTAATaatattacccccccccccccccaccttcaCAAACAAAAATGATAACCTACCCATCAGTGACGAGTTGAAACTTTGGCGTTGGGCTCGCAGGTGCCAATCCTTCAGTTTCAAGCCAGGCGATAAAGCGCCCCCATACGACGGGAAACTCATCGGCCTTATCAACAGTTTCCTGGTACCAGATATACATTGATATGAGTACGTGGTATTGTATTTATACGAAAGGTTGTCATTAACTATTCCTTGGACAATCTCTTCAGGTTTGTTAGAAATAGTTCTGACAATGATGAGAAATTCTTGACAGAGATTATCGGAGAGAAACTGTCAGACAACAATCTGAGACGACCGTGACAGCTGTTGTTTTGTAATACTAGTGACTACATGTATCGATATACGCATATACTTTACAAAGGCCAATAACACATGTATAGAACAGTGAAAATATGTGAACTTACTTGTGATATTTTGGTTAACTGTTGACAAAATAGCGATAAATTTGGGTGTTTAACTGGACGACAGTATGACTGGAACTCTCCCTTCTATGAGAAATATGACCATAAAGatttatattcaatattgtgaTGAATTATGACCGACCCAAGATGACAAAATACACCTCCATATACATGCTACACGCTACATGCTACACTTCCATACATGCTACAATCAATTTCAAGGTTGCTGTACGATACAAATTTTCATGAATAGTTCTAAAAATACGGAGCCCCACCACcattatcaacaacaacaacaacaacaacaacaacaacaacaacaacaacaacaacaacaacaaccaccaccaccaccaccaccaccaccaccaccacgacgacgacgacgacaacaacaacaaacgaATTTCAGATTAACAATTATTACGACTGCAGAACTAGAAATCACTGCTTATTCATTCTTATGAGACTGTAACCTCTCAATAAATCATTTACCTTTTCAAGTGTATGCGAGTCCAAAATGACAGCACCAATATCTGTGATTTCAGGTTGGAAACCAACAGGTACTGGTTGGCTAGAGTACTTGGCATCGTAGCACGTTGCTTCTAAGTCTAGGCAAAGATAGAACGGTGGTCGCGCCATGCTCCTGTACAAATTTATGTTTCACTCTACAGGTACGTACAATCTCCGATCTAAGACAGCAGTGTATGTCcagtgtgtgtacgtgtatgtccTGTCTGCGACACCAGTAAAAAGAGATAAGTGGAATTTTAACAACGCCCATTTCTATGTACTATAAATATGACCTGGACACCCTTTACTAAGAAATGAAGTGCTGTACACATATACTCTTACGGACGATAGGGCATTCAACTCCACACAAATCAAAGACGTCATACTTCtctgaatattatattttgttttaatactAATATTCCTGCATACATATTAACACTATAGATTTGACAGTCAGAGTTCAGCTATGTAGGTCTATCTACAACACACTTTCATTTACGTTTTACTTTCATCATTCAATTATTGCGTGGATTGGAAgtcgatgtgtgtgtgtgtatgtatgtgtgtgtgtgtgtgtgtgtgtctgtctgtctgtctgtctgtctgtgcgcaTGCTCATGGGAATATAAAAGCCACGACGTATGATactttttttcataaaaaatttAAGTAAACAATTATGAAATTGGAAGAGTATTTGATGATTCCAATAAACTGTTAGTAATTCGTCTCAAAACacgtttgtttttaaatgaaataagcTTAAGGGCACACAAAAGAAGctttttgacaaatacatttTAGTTTCACTTTTAATGATGGCATctgcatagtacatgtacatctagttTAACAAACAATGTTTAGAGGGGTATTAGTACAATGAACCCACTTTGTCTCATTTTACATCAGGTTTTATCATAACAAAAAAACAGACAATAGAAACACAGAAAGAGACCAACAATAATGAAAAGGAATATACCCATCAAatccacaaccaccaccactataacaaaacagtcaataaaatgtaagaaCATTGGATTCATCTTTTGGTTGTCAGATTTATGGAAGACCGGTGAGGACAGCGACCTGCAAACTGATCTGCGACTTGAAATCTGCGACTTGGAAACTGCGATCTGCGACTTGTAAAACTGCGActtaattgttatattttactttaaatagCTGTGTTTAGGTCGATGTGTGATTCTGCAAGGCCAAAGAGATTATAATTTCTGTAACAGTGAAGCCACTGTTGAAATATCCTCGAATGAGTTGTTCAAGTTCATCCATCCCATGCCATGGATCAGGGGTGCATTCGATTATGCCTCAGACCACCGGTAACTAACGTCATGATCTCGGGTCGTGTGAAAATCGAGCGCATTTTATTGCATTTGGGGCACCCCTAAGAACCTATGATTAATCCGCGATACATAATTTGGTCCGTCTTTCCAAactattttagacaattttgAAGTGAAAACTTATTTCCTCACTAGATATGATAAGAGACCTTCAAAATATGGTACAAGACTTTcggaaatgataaaaataactaaCCACGCGTTGTCCCTGTTTTATAAAAATCTTTTTTGATCTGCAACAACTGTGACCACAAATCTGACCACAAGCTGAGTTGTCTGTTGTCATCTGGCGGTCAGCAGACTTCGGTCTTTCAGCTTTAAACGTAGGCATGTCGAGTTTTCGTAACCTTTATGATCACCTGTGTGGTTTTACatcatatatgtaaatacattatCGACCAGCTGCAGCACTTGATGAGAATACGATACATAATAATGTCTCAGAGTTGAACTAACCTTGTTTACAACTTGAACTTTCCCTCTTTCTGGGTGCCTTTGTTCTTATGCCAAGGAAAAATAGTTGTGAAAAAATGTGTGAAGACGACTTTGGATCATAGCTCTTCACGTTGTTTACAAGTGTACCTCACATACTTTTTGGTGGACACTTTGTTGCCATGAGCCACAATCCACTCATTTCGGCGTGATTTTGGCCCTATTGAaaacttgtaatattttctcccaTCACGCCAACGTTGTCGAAAACAAAAGGGAGCTCAGCGGCTGTCCTTTTTACCCATAGCTGAAAAATACACGCTGGAGTCTACCGACATCTACTTATTCCCATACAAATGCTGTACTATATGCGCGGCAGACGACAATCACAAAACAGTCACAGGGGTATCTCTCGCCTCGTTCTCATTGTAAATAATACGTTGCATGCTGGGAGAATAAAGTTCGAGCATGTGACGTGAGAAGGTGACACTGGGCGCGTCAGCTCCCTTAGCAACtaattgcaacaatgtatcatcCGACACACAAGCTACAGAATGTTGGCATGTGCGATATGCATGATATATTTCTTGAACTCACACATATATGCATTACACATAAATCTACCACTAAAGGAAAGCCTGGGTTTTTAGAGACATTCTAgacatttttatgattttagATATTCACAATCTTGGAGCTTTATTGTGCCTTGATGCCCATGGAACCACCAGCGGTGATGGGTTTGAGAAATCGAGGCTGACAAGTCTCGGGTAGCAGTTTGTAAGTTCATGAAGTCGCAAGTCGCAGTTTTGCAACTCGCAGGTCGCAGTACCGGTCGCAGGTCGCTCTCCGCACCGGTCATCCATACACATGACCTTTTACtccatttattattattactacatgCAAGTATTCTTCTAGCCAAAAAAGATCCACGCGTACCTTCCACGAATGGTTACTTAGCGAACCAACGGCTGGACCTTAATGGAGTTATACAATTATATCGAATATACATATAAGCTTAAGTTTCATCAGATAAGTATATATAATACAGATATATAATATCCTATATAGTAATTAACTGGCCGGAAGTCCCGGTAAAAGTGTTACACTAACAAATCACAAAAGTTATCATGACACTGAGAACAAGATCTTGTATAACACATTAATTGTATAAATCTATTcaaatgtattaaagtttttttttaatttctaaaagaTATATATTCTAGATTATTAATAATCATAATTCTGACTGAAAAGAAAAAACACAGATAATACAGACAAAAACAACACatgacagacagaaacacataggatatacataaacacacacaggGCAGACAGAACCACACACACAggacagacaaaaacaaacatgacagacaaaaacacacatgacagacagtcagacagacagacagacagacagacagacagacagacagacagacagacagacagacagacagacagacagacagacagacagacagacagaaacacacacaggACAGAAACACATAGGTTAAACAAAAATGATGTATCTTTGCGTGTATCAATTGCATGCAATGGGTACTTGGCATAGGAACAAGAGTCATTGGAGGCCCCTGTAACTTATTATAATTTTTCAACAGCTTTTTTGTTAAATGTGTGTTTTCAGATTTGCATACTTTGTTAGATTTGAAAGGAAACTCAATTCgaaggaaaaaaaattaggTTGCTATCGTTATAAAATCTACAAATATGGACGGAATCTAATAACACATCACCATAATGTCTTTTTTGTCTGTGACCATACACATGAAACGCAAATTCATACAATTAAATGTTGTTTTAGTCATTCATAGTATACACGAATTGTGAGAAAATGTGGTCGTATCCCGGAGCCATGGGTTACATGTGATACTAGGCACGGATTGGTCGCATCCTTTCTGTTTTGGGAATATATTTGTCTCCTTGACGACGAAGCAGGGTTTGGATAATGTCGGCAACACACTTAACATCGGCCAGAGCTTTGTGACTTGCTCTGTCGGTATCCAATCCTAAACCACCCGCCATTTCGGACAACTTGGGATATTTTCGATCTCTTCGGCGCTTAAAGGC
It encodes the following:
- the LOC144446480 gene encoding 3'-5' exoribonuclease 1-like, with protein sequence MARPPFYLCLDLEATCYDAKYSSQPVPVGFQPEITDIGAVILDSHTLEKKGEFQSYCRPVKHPNLSLFCQQLTKISQETVDKADEFPVVWGRFIAWLETEGLAPASPTPKFQLVTDGPFDCGRYLFIQFSKISKLAFPNFARHFIELKNEYRLYMGSRQNRRYPKLYEMMFGLGTSLDQLPTLHRALSDAKCVAYIFTILLRYRGQQYVPRLTAMTPYSAAY